The following proteins come from a genomic window of Castor canadensis chromosome 17, mCasCan1.hap1v2, whole genome shotgun sequence:
- the Cdipt gene encoding CDP-diacylglycerol--inositol 3-phosphatidyltransferase isoform X1, translating into MPGENIFLFVPNLIGYARIVFAIISFYFMPCCPLTASSFYLLSGLLDAFDGHAARALNQGTRFGAMLDMLTDRCATMCLLVNLALLYPRATLLFQLSMSLDVASHWLHLHSSVVRGSESHKMIDLSGNPVLRIYYTSRPALFTLCAGNELFYCLLYLFSFSEGPLVGSVGLFRMGLWITAPIAFLKSVISVIHLITAARNMAALDAADRAKKK; encoded by the exons ATGCCAGGCGAAAATATCTTCTTGTTCGTGCCTAACCTCATCG GTTATGCCCGGATTGTCTTCGCCATCATTTCTTTCTACTTCATGCCCTGCTGCCCCCTCACGGCCTCCTCCTTCTATCTGCTCAGCGGGCTTCTGGACGCTTTCGATGGACACGCTGCTCGAGCCCTTAATCAAG GAACCCGATTTGGAGCCATGCTGGACATGCTGACAGACCGCTGTGCCACCATGTGTCTGTTAGTCAACCTGGCCCTGCTGTACCCTCGAGCCACCCTTCTCTTCCAGCTCAGCATGAGCTTGGATGTGGCCAGTCACTGGCTGCACCTGCACAG TTCTGTGGTGCGAGGCAGTGAGAGTCACAAGATGATCGACCTGTCTGGGAATCCAGTGCTTCGTATCTACTACACCTCCAGG CCTGCCCTCTTCACTCTGTGTGCTGGAAATGAGCTCTTCTACTGCCTCCTCTACCTGTTCAGTTTCTCCGAAGGACCATTAG TTGGCTCTGTAGGACTTTTCCGAATGGGCCTCTGGATCACAGCCCCCATTGCCTTTCTCAAGTCCGTCATCAGTGTCATCCACCTCATCACAGCTGCCCGCAACATGGCTGCCCTGGATGCAGCAGACCGTGCCAAGAAGAAGTGA
- the Cdipt gene encoding CDP-diacylglycerol--inositol 3-phosphatidyltransferase isoform X3, producing the protein MPGENIFLFVPNLIGYARIVFAIISFYFMPCCPLTASSFYLLSGLLDAFDGHAARALNQGTRFGAMLDMLTDRCATMCLLVNLALLYPRATLLFQLSMSLDVASHWLHLHSSVVRGSESHKMIDLSGNPVLRIYYTSRVSISCSLPSSLCVLEMSSSTASSTCSVSPKDH; encoded by the exons ATGCCAGGCGAAAATATCTTCTTGTTCGTGCCTAACCTCATCG GTTATGCCCGGATTGTCTTCGCCATCATTTCTTTCTACTTCATGCCCTGCTGCCCCCTCACGGCCTCCTCCTTCTATCTGCTCAGCGGGCTTCTGGACGCTTTCGATGGACACGCTGCTCGAGCCCTTAATCAAG GAACCCGATTTGGAGCCATGCTGGACATGCTGACAGACCGCTGTGCCACCATGTGTCTGTTAGTCAACCTGGCCCTGCTGTACCCTCGAGCCACCCTTCTCTTCCAGCTCAGCATGAGCTTGGATGTGGCCAGTCACTGGCTGCACCTGCACAG TTCTGTGGTGCGAGGCAGTGAGAGTCACAAGATGATCGACCTGTCTGGGAATCCAGTGCTTCGTATCTACTACACCTCCAGGGTGAGTATTTCCT GCAGCCTGCCCTCTTCACTCTGTGTGCTGGAAATGAGCTCTTCTACTGCCTCCTCTACCTGTTCAGTTTCTCCGAAGGACCATTAG
- the LOC141418446 gene encoding LOW QUALITY PROTEIN: putative protein T-ENOL (The sequence of the model RefSeq protein was modified relative to this genomic sequence to represent the inferred CDS: substituted 1 base at 1 genomic stop codon) has protein sequence MQASTVPRGMASTPNRNEDKKGSWPVSXAYSLILSQKVSLSRSEEFLTRISTELTDEALFIAHCCMNPVPIKEKQTKDQATQISRHAFFTKTRGTDTRSDRNRIQTKTHLLLSPHEKGVLLNSLKTGW, from the exons ATGCAAGCTTCAACTGTTCCCAGGGGGATGGCATCCACTCCCAACAGAAATGAGGATAAAAAGGGCAGCTGGCCGGTGA GCTGAGCTTATAGCCTTATCCTTTCCCAGAAGGTTTCATTATCTCGTTCTGAGGAATTCCTAACCCGGATCAGCACAGAACTCACAGATGAGGCCTTGTTTATTGCTCACTGCTGCATGAACCCTGTGCCCATCAAGGAAAAGCAGACAAAAGATCAAGCAACGCAGATATCCAGACATG CATTCTTCACTAAGACCCGAGGCACAGACACCCG GTCTGACAGAAACCGTATTCAAACCAAGACACACCTCTTGCTGTCCCCTCATGAAAAG
- the Cdipt gene encoding CDP-diacylglycerol--inositol 3-phosphatidyltransferase isoform X2: protein MPGENIFLFVPNLIGTRFGAMLDMLTDRCATMCLLVNLALLYPRATLLFQLSMSLDVASHWLHLHSSVVRGSESHKMIDLSGNPVLRIYYTSRPALFTLCAGNELFYCLLYLFSFSEGPLVGSVGLFRMGLWITAPIAFLKSVISVIHLITAARNMAALDAADRAKKK, encoded by the exons ATGCCAGGCGAAAATATCTTCTTGTTCGTGCCTAACCTCATCG GAACCCGATTTGGAGCCATGCTGGACATGCTGACAGACCGCTGTGCCACCATGTGTCTGTTAGTCAACCTGGCCCTGCTGTACCCTCGAGCCACCCTTCTCTTCCAGCTCAGCATGAGCTTGGATGTGGCCAGTCACTGGCTGCACCTGCACAG TTCTGTGGTGCGAGGCAGTGAGAGTCACAAGATGATCGACCTGTCTGGGAATCCAGTGCTTCGTATCTACTACACCTCCAGG CCTGCCCTCTTCACTCTGTGTGCTGGAAATGAGCTCTTCTACTGCCTCCTCTACCTGTTCAGTTTCTCCGAAGGACCATTAG TTGGCTCTGTAGGACTTTTCCGAATGGGCCTCTGGATCACAGCCCCCATTGCCTTTCTCAAGTCCGTCATCAGTGTCATCCACCTCATCACAGCTGCCCGCAACATGGCTGCCCTGGATGCAGCAGACCGTGCCAAGAAGAAGTGA